The Lysobacter sp. genome includes a window with the following:
- a CDS encoding S8 family serine peptidase yields MTHINAHIPFIDGEITMRLRSSSAPRAWATACLLLSAAFAPAAFAGNVYTAALGQQQRHDQFIVKYRTGTTLARQTNAAGSAARIGTQTGRSVRHARRLGIGADLVRIDGVALSSIEALDFMRRIAADPDVEYVQPDAVMYPTLVPNDPRYIDQWHYQGGASGMNLPAAWDLSTGTGVVVAVIDTGVTSHPDLNGNVIAGYDFITDPARARDGNGRDANPQDEGDWTVAGECSATWTARNSSWHGTHVAGTVGAVTNNALGVAGVAFNARIQPVRVMGRCGGLVSDIVDGIVWASGGTIAGVPANATPAKVINMSLGGTGPCDAAYQTAIDAAVARGTVVVVAAGNSNADASGHRPGSCNNVINVAALDREGNRAAYSNFGALIDLAAPGGETSPTAANGVLSTLNFGTTTPYPSTSGYHARLQGTSMAAPHIAGLAALMRSRNPTLTPAQIESTLKANTRALVGTCTGGCGAGVADANKAVIAVGGGGGNTAPVANFSFAASGLTATFTDSSTDSDGTIASRLWTFGDGSTSTLTNPSRTYAAAGTYSVSLKVTDNGGLSTTTTKSVTVSTTNTPPVANFSFTTSGLTATFADSSTDAGGAIASRSWNFGDGSTSTLANPGKTYAAGGTYSVSLTVTDNGGLTHTVTKPVTVSAGTGGAFFQNLTDYAINDNSTIDSPITVTGVTGNAPATLKVAVRIIHTFPSDVRVDLVAPDGSLYNIHNRTSGTNIIKTVTINASSEVANGVWKLRANDSIGGDTGYIDSWSMQF; encoded by the coding sequence ATGACGCACATCAACGCCCACATTCCCTTCATCGATGGAGAAATCACGATGCGTCTTCGCTCTTCCTCCGCGCCGCGCGCATGGGCCACCGCCTGTCTGCTGCTGTCGGCCGCGTTCGCTCCCGCTGCCTTCGCCGGCAATGTCTACACCGCCGCGCTCGGCCAACAGCAGCGCCACGACCAGTTCATCGTCAAATACCGCACCGGCACCACGCTCGCCCGCCAGACGAATGCCGCCGGCAGCGCCGCGCGCATCGGTACGCAGACCGGGCGCAGCGTGCGTCACGCGCGCCGGCTCGGCATCGGCGCCGATCTGGTGCGCATCGATGGCGTCGCGCTGTCGTCCATCGAAGCCCTGGATTTCATGCGCCGCATCGCCGCCGATCCCGACGTCGAATACGTGCAGCCCGATGCGGTGATGTATCCGACGCTGGTGCCCAACGACCCACGCTACATCGATCAGTGGCATTACCAGGGCGGCGCTTCGGGCATGAATCTGCCGGCGGCGTGGGATCTGTCCACCGGCACCGGCGTGGTGGTCGCGGTGATCGACACCGGCGTCACCTCGCATCCGGATCTCAACGGCAACGTCATCGCCGGCTACGACTTCATCACCGATCCGGCGCGCGCGCGCGACGGCAACGGCCGCGATGCGAACCCGCAGGACGAAGGCGACTGGACCGTCGCCGGTGAATGCAGCGCGACGTGGACGGCGCGCAATTCCTCGTGGCATGGCACCCATGTCGCCGGCACCGTCGGCGCGGTGACCAACAACGCACTGGGCGTGGCCGGGGTCGCATTCAACGCGCGCATCCAGCCGGTGCGCGTGATGGGCCGCTGCGGTGGCCTGGTGTCCGATATCGTCGACGGTATCGTCTGGGCGTCCGGCGGCACGATCGCGGGCGTGCCCGCGAACGCCACGCCCGCGAAGGTGATCAACATGTCGCTCGGCGGCACCGGTCCCTGCGATGCGGCGTATCAGACCGCGATCGATGCGGCGGTCGCGCGCGGCACGGTGGTCGTGGTCGCGGCGGGCAATTCCAATGCCGATGCCAGCGGCCATCGTCCGGGCAGTTGCAACAACGTGATCAACGTGGCCGCGCTCGATCGCGAAGGCAATCGCGCGGCGTACTCCAACTTCGGCGCGCTGATCGATCTGGCCGCGCCCGGCGGCGAAACCAGCCCGACCGCCGCCAACGGCGTGCTGTCGACGCTGAATTTCGGCACCACCACGCCCTACCCCAGCACCAGCGGCTACCACGCGCGCCTGCAGGGCACGTCGATGGCCGCACCGCACATCGCAGGCCTGGCAGCGTTGATGCGCTCGCGCAATCCCACGCTCACGCCGGCGCAGATCGAATCGACGCTGAAGGCCAATACGCGCGCGCTCGTCGGCACCTGCACCGGCGGATGCGGCGCGGGCGTGGCCGATGCGAACAAGGCGGTGATCGCGGTCGGTGGCGGTGGCGGCAATACCGCACCGGTCGCGAACTTCAGCTTCGCGGCCAGTGGCCTGACGGCCACCTTCACCGACAGCTCCACCGACAGCGACGGCACCATCGCCTCGCGGCTGTGGACCTTCGGCGATGGCAGCACCTCGACGCTCACCAATCCTTCGCGCACCTATGCAGCGGCGGGCACGTATTCCGTGTCGCTCAAGGTCACCGACAACGGCGGGCTCAGCACCACCACCACCAAGTCCGTCACCGTCTCCACCACCAATACGCCGCCGGTCGCCAACTTCAGCTTCACCACCAGCGGACTCACCGCCACCTTCGCCGACAGCTCCACCGATGCCGGCGGTGCCATCGCCTCGCGCAGCTGGAATTTCGGCGATGGCAGCACCTCCACGCTCGCCAATCCCGGCAAGACCTATGCCGCTGGCGGCACGTATTCGGTTTCGCTGACCGTCACCGACAACGGCGGCCTGACCCACACCGTCACCAAACCGGTGACCGTCAGCGCAGGCACCGGCGGCGCGTTCTTCCAGAACCTCACCGATTACGCGATCAACGACAACAGCACCATCGACAGCCCGATCACGGTGACCGGCGTGACCGGCAATGCGCCTGCGACGCTGAAAGTGGCGGTACGGATCATCCACACCTTCCCCAGCGATGTGCGCGTGGATCTGGTCGCCCCGGACGGCTCGCTCTACAACATCCACAACCGCACCAGCGGCACCAACATCATCAAGACGGTGACCATCAACGCCAGCAGCGAAGTGGCCAACGGCGTGTGGAAGCTGCGCGCCAACGACAGCATCGGCGGCGACACCGGCTATATCGACAGTTGGTCGATGCAGTTCTGA